The DNA window caaacgaatcgctatcaaatcaatgctcgagctgacaCACcgacctcaatcagggatactcatatgatagcgtcgacaaagcgccatcaaatcccaaatctcaatcaatcatcggggccacaaatgactatgctttaagggtcatataataccaaacatagcattgtgttcacaaatcccagaatcaaatcaaatcatatcatggtatccaaggatcatagctcaacgtgcatgtcatgtatcgatgtatgcatcaaacgatatgtgttaacaaaatatttattttatacatcgatattccaatcacaatgtcatgtatgccacatcaagtcatcacataaggcatatagacatatcttctcaatcaaatcaatcaaacatatatcatatgatacagatacctgtcgtatgttatccggttgcaacatacctcaattcttcattTCCAGTTGATGTGGCTTTAGATTTCagtataataatttatctacatcaataacatattcatttcaatcaataatttcattcaaattcaacaatataagtttcaaatatcttttgaaacttcaaaaattcatatcaaatcaaaatcataacataattcaattctgacttcaaaacttagtttcttgtcggttattctactacatataggaatctcgacttcaattACATGTCATTCcagcactttcatatttagagctgctgaaactagaagaaatttacctcaaaatgAAGTTCTCAACGCaaagattccgaatatataatttgtttcgcgtttggatAACGTTTCGAAGTGATTTTGGACGATAGAAATCGATTTCCTTTCTCTTTCTCGAAGTTACTGAATAAGAAATGAACACAAATCTCATTCTTATCCCCACCGCTGTTGCGCTCGGGCGCTAATTCTCGCgtccgagcgcgagacattctgttcCCGAGTGTGACttacaccgcgctcgggcggtcaatatgttccacactggcgctcgggcggtcattttctaccgctcgggcgccatacgttctgtacaaaatattgGTCTTGTATTGTATCGGTGTCCGGTTTCTCCACTCAAGCTCTTACAACTTCAATTCTGTTAATTAATCCATATCTAGTACGATATTTCATTATCAACATTATTTTTTCACTTTCATTATCatgatatacataatcacataacaaattcatgaattatcgataatcaccataggatttacgataatacgatacacggtccttacatgtTTTGTCTTCAATATTCTTTACTATTCACATCAAtaatatttcttaaatttttttcctcaacatttttttattacttataaactctttttaacTGTTTGCCGACTTGGTCAAAACAAGTTGTAAGGCGGATAAAGCTAATAATGAGTAAAGACAATTTAGAGTCTAaactaaaatattaatttcttgagcCATGATTTTGTAAGAATTAGTTTAATTTGAAGatcaaaaacttatgtgagacggtctcacaagtcgtattttgtgagacagatatcttatttggatcatccatggaaaaatattactttttatgctaagagtattactttttattgtgaatatcggtatggttgacccgtctcacagataaagattcgtgagaccatctcacaaaaaaACTACTCTAAAAACTCCTGCTTTTGGGGTGAGATAAATGTATTTGTATATAAAAACGCAAAATTTCCTATCTAATCAAAATTTCATATCTGAATTGAAAATTATCAATGGAATCTCAATTTCCAACTTTACTCTCATTTATTTACTGATTGGCCCACGTACTTTTTTGTAACTATTGTAAAATGTTTGCATAAGCCGGCCAATTGATAAATTGAGTAATACTTTGTTGGACAGCAAATGGCAGAAAATGCCTTCGTAGTTTAAGACATGACAGCTGTGTGGAATTGACCCCTCGCTTTTTGAGCTGTTGTTTGATTCTTGTATAAAATTCAATGTCAAATGATCGGAATATACTCCAATGTAATAATATATGGAGTTTGCATGATATGGTTATTTAATAAACTGCTACATCTATGGAAGGATAAAGAAAGGAGTTTAAGTTTGGGTAATTATgtttggctcgagtttttgCGTGCGGGCGTACCAGACACGGATCGTGCTAAAATGtgataaaaaaatgttaaaaatctAACTTTTAATTATGTATCGTGAGTCCCGACATGACTCTTAGTTATAACATGATTGCGACTTAACCAAAATCTAACCAATAtatgtaattaaataataaagaaaatcTATTATTCGAATGACATGAATACAAGAGTATATCACTAAAATTGAAAACTACATTTTTACAAGATAGAAAAGTTGAAATATGAAAGATGGAGGAAATAAACAAAATGCTGGAAGATAGAACTAGAAAAGTcgaacttaaaataaaaattagaaatttctAAATTGAAACTGAAATCActtatataatttgttttgatAATTGAGTGTCGATGATGAGTTGTTGTTGTGTTTTCTTCCTGTTAAACCTTGATTCTTCACATTGGTTTAGGCGTCAATTCATTTATTGTGTGGATCCATTATCTTACTACCTACAGCATTAACAACCCCACTAAATGTGAGAGCTCATAAAGTTCATTTCCAGCTCCAATTCAGAACTTGGAATTTTCTAGCATGTAGAGTGCATATTGAGTAGTTTTCTGGTTACTACAATTTTTAAATTGAGATTTGAAGTTATGATGTAAATAAACCTTGTAGTACTTCATATTGGCTTTTTTAGACATTGGAATCATATAATTTCATCAACATATGAATTAGATATGGATTTTATGATGGAACGTGTCAAAACTTAGTCGTGTGGTTAATATTGCGAACAAATTTGTTGGTTTTCAAGAAATATGAGATTTATACACTAGGAGTCTGGAAATAtgattcaaataaaattatacAGTTATATGTAATCTtcgaaatcaaatcaaatcaaaatcgTTTAATTTCATTGAGAAGCGAAAAAGTTGTATAAGTTTTACTGAAACTACACATGTACTAGATTATGTTGGCGAGTTGAGTTGATGCAATGTCTTCCATTGAATTCCGGACACAAAAATTGAGATTTTGTGcaaggtccaaaatgcgataatGTAATttaactgcatgcaaatctaagaaaaatgaaaaatgcctaattaaattatttttgaaacgtctactgctaaaatactactgaaagtttgtttttttgttttgaaactaTGGCCGAAAATAAACAtacttatatacatatataagctAACCATGCATTTTATAAAGTCCTCCAACTACTGAATAAAAATTGCTGCATTTAATCAGAtcttaaaaatataatcaatcTCCTAGtctattattttaaaagaaaaactcaAACATTATACCAAAAGTCTGTCAAATCAACCACGTaacaaaaattcataaacatttaaaaatactgTTTTGACCCATGCCACGGTAAACATAATGTGTAGAAGAACTACAAGGTCCTCAGGTTTTCATGTGCACCCCTAGctcagcctactcagtcttcagaGACCCAGTCTCCTCATTCACATgatcacctgtatcaatcacacctagtgagtctaaagactcaatacaccttaaccgttataacaaatacatatatatatatatatcatgcaacaatgaaaaatattgtaaCCAAAATAAGTTTTGCGATCGTTCAAAAGGATAAACATAAAcgtaaatattataaataaataaccaCCAAAAAATAACAATGTACGAAGTCCACTGACCTAGAGGCCCCATATGACATTACAACAAAGTCAGATGAGAAAAATAACATTAAATCAATAACAAATACAAAAAACCATCaagatatacaaaatataagaAAACCTTGTTCTAAATTATCTACAATATTGATTAAATCGAAAGTCTTCTATTTCTCTTTTCGTAGTCGGGCCGAAGAAATAGGTACCACACACACCAAAGGCTGGCCAAAGATATGAGATTCTTCTATTGAACTAAAGCTAGTCCGTGGAAGGAGATAAaaaaggtaaaaacttgtgtgagacggtctcacgagtcgtattttgtgatacagatcttttatttgagtcatcaatgaaaaaatattactttttatgctaagaatattactttttattgtgaatatcgataggattgacccatttcacatataaagattcgtgagacgtCTCACAATAGACTTATTCATGACCGTAACTGTAACAGTCATCGACAGTTAATAAAGATTATGATTAACTGCCGGGATTTTTTGAATCGAAAATTGTGGTCATGTTTTCCCCGCGTGGATGTGGCTGCAGCAAAATAGTTCTGGTGTTAGCATTTATCAATTTAATTTCTTTGAGCCAAGTAGCCGCGGTGCTTCAAAATTTCAATTTCCACACTATCCCATCCCGCTCGAGGCTCAACCTGGAAATCGTCAGCACACAGAACCACCGCCGTGTGCCGCCGTGGACCCGTAGCAGCTCCGCCGGATACCACTAAACTATATGGATGACGTCGATCGTTTGTTCCAATGCTTCAAATGTGGAATCACTCCTCCCGGTACCTTTTCTCTGTACATTTTCCCCCATTTTCATGTAAGAATATATTCAAAATTACAGGTTGATTGTTCTGTGTTTCAGAGTCTGCTATTAGAGAAAGAAGAAAAGAGAAACGAAAACTAAAGCAACAGTTTTCACCACGACAAGAAGCATCTCCAAGTACTGACACTCAAACGGCAAAAATATGTGTAGAATCGAGAAACATTAGCAAACAATTCTCTCCAATTGTGTTTTACGGCTCCCCGCACGCAGTCCCTCCGAAAAGGCCGGTTCATTTGTTGCGATTGCTGTATGAGATTCGTGCTGATCTCGATGGACAAAATAAGTTGAGGTAGAAAGATATGTCCAGTTTTGTGGAAATTGATACAATCATTTTTGCATGATTGAATGAGTTTGTTTTTAGGGAGGAGATATGGAAAACATTTCCAAGACAGGATGAAGCAATGAAATTCGCGAAACAGCATGCGGATGCTCGAGTATTTAGTTACCAGGATCACGTGAATGGTGTGAGAAGGTTCCTTGTTTCGAAATATAAGGAGTTTTGGCAAAGGCAAGTGTTTGCATATATGTTTTATCTTTTTTAGCCTTTGTTTGATTTTGGAGTTGAGAGATGGAGAAATTGCAAAGGAAATCTCATCCTTTGTTTAGTTTTATAGAACAATGTAAGATTTGGAACTATTCTGTCAAATTCGTGCTCATTTTATTGATAATGAAAATTCCAATAGTGTTTTTTCATAAATTTTCCCTTCCTGATTGAATTCTATATCCTAACAGATCTTTCAACCATGTTTGTACATGAATCGTAATGGCTTGTGCCTCTTGCATCTTAATCGTGTTATCGGTTGTTCGTTCCGATCTTTGTAGGTATAAAGGTATGAGTCCTCATTTTCGACACCATTATGAAGTAATTCAAGAGGTAATAACTTTATCCTTCAGGATTTTTTGGAGCTAATCTCAATTGGTTACACTGATCAAGCTTATTTTTTGTGgtggaaaaaatattatatgtgCACCTTGACCCTTATTTTTCTGTATGGAGGTGGGGCACTGAAAGCTGTCTTGCTGACTATTGTCATATATTTAGGGACTACCATGccatttatattttgatttggAGTTCAATAAGAGAGTGAACGCTGGTAGAAATGGAGATGAGATGGTAGATCTCCTGCTAATTGTCATCTTTGATGCGCTACTGGAGAAGTATTCTTTTCAAGGAAACCATGATATGGTGGTAGAACTTGATTCATCTACTGAAGGTAAGATGCTTGCAAGGTATCACACTTGGTTTCTTTAAAATGATTCATTTCTTTACTTATTAAACATCAGGCATGGGCCTGAACACTGCTATTATTTATACACACAGAGACATAGCGGATGCGCTGGAGACAGCCTTTAGGAACAAAAATTTACCTGCTATTTTACACATGCTTTCATATGCTCTCTCTGTCTTATTATTGGCAGAAAAGTTCTCTCGACATTTAATAATCTGCATGCCGAAGACTGCTTTCAAAGACAACTCACATGTTGGTGCTTTTGTAGCGGAGGTATTTAAACTGCATAACAGCATTTTGGTACCCCGATATAAATGGATAGCCTCACCATACGGTCATGTACATGTTTACGGAATAGTGATAATTTTCAAGCAATAAATTGTTATGCTTCAAGATTATGAGGAAACACGTGCATCTCATGTAGTGTTTTAAAATATAGGCGTTTTAATATGTCttttcagttgatttagatttaCTTGAGCATGATGTGAAAGCTGCATCTTTTCATGTCTTATGGCCAGATTTGTTCACGAATTTACAATTACAAAGAAAGGGACGCAAATATTCAGAAATTGTTTGTATCCAAGGATTCGAGTTCTGACAGTCAGCACCAACCTTTTGTGGACACTGCCGTCTACTCTAGGAACCGTTGCTTTCGACTGTACTTATCGTCTAAAGCGGGGAAGAAATCAGTTCTTCTTCCTAGTGGACGTTTTAAATGTAAGGATATGGTGAGCAATGTTTTTACCCAACTTCTATAGTTCACTATGCATTTCAAAGTCTTAACTGCATATCTTGTCAACGATAATTGGCTGATTACACTTTACTGCAGCACCTTGGTTCTATGTTCATTGAACAACGACATACACAGACAATCAGACCTGAAGGTCCACAGACATCATATTCTAAAGTAGTGGTCTGAGAATAACAGTTCAGTAATTAATGATAGACAAGAATTTAACCATGTAATTCTTTAGTAAGTTCTGTCATAAGGTGATTAAGTGCAGAGTTTTTCTTTTCGTTTCCTTTTGCTATGGGTGGGAGGAGTGCGTGAGGTTATCCCAGAGTCTTTCAGTTAAAGTTTTTCAATTAAAGCCATGGATCACCATTCAttattttttctcatttacTTGTGTAGATGAGCTTATTAAATCTCAttcctaaacatgaatcaagCGATTATGTGATCTCGGTGATACCGTGATCTCAACCATGAACCTCCTTTAGAATTTTACGGAGATCTCATCTGAACCTATTGCTTGTGTCAGGATGCTCGTATTAAATACTGTTGACTAATGTGTGGAAATTTTCATAGacgaaaataaatttcaaaacttGATTCATATCCCGCCATAATCCATTCAATTACATCTACAGTTCCGTTTAAATTCTCAAAGTTGCCATGATTCATGATATGATCTTATAAAATATGCGTCAGAATGATGAAGAAGTTTTCGTGACATCCTTGATTTGCAACATGAACTCTGACTGTGAGAAGCTTTTAATTTGCAAAATGGATTTAGACTGTGTGAAGGAATTGCACTTTGGCACTGAGGTACCTTAACCTATCTACACTTTTTTCCTTGTAAATTTTACTGCCACATTCACCAATGCACTATCTCTCACACAGTTAATGATTCAGTTATattgaaaatctttaaattatttgTTGCAGAATACCTGCAACACACAAAAACTTTCGGGCTTCCCTAAAAAGTTTGACACAAATGTTTGTACAAGTGATGCTTCAATGACTTATTTAATGGGGAAATCTCCATTTCCAGCAATGGATGATTTTGTTGAAACCATTGCTTCTCACGGAAACGTATCAGGTGCTACTATGGTAtacaaagaaaatttaaataatttttttagtgtGAAGGAACTGAGCACATTTCTTTTTATTTGAGTTGCTATTGTACGTTAATGTTATCTAGAGTTTTGTGCTCTTGGTCTCTCCGCCCTGAAAACAATTCTGACTCACAGCTGACCTGGTGCCAGGAAAAATTCGTAGCTGGTACTGGCTCTCTGAATATGGATTGCTGGTTTATAGCATGTCTAGAAGTCGATACTGCGAACGAATTGGCCGAGAACATAAAAGCAATCATGGTATCTATTTCTGAACTCTTCTCAATTATTATCCTTCAAGAATCTCGTGTTTCATATGTTGCTCTCCTGTAGCTAAACTTAATGAGAGCAATTATGAACAAGATGCAATCAGTTGTTGTCCACTGGTTTATTGATATAGTTGAAATACGGATCTTTGTGATTCAAGAGGCAGCAGCTTATTATCATTCGTAATGATTCAATTTACGGATCAGTTGAAACACATTCTGTTCCTTTACTTGGTTATTGGATCTCTTGGGTCTGGTTTCAGTTATTCGTATTTTGGACTTTattctcatcatcatcatttattaGGGAACAGAGAAAATACATTAGTATTTTGTAGATAAACTGATTTGGATTTAACACGTAAGCTCTTTTTTTGTTTCAGTTATTTATGTTATTGATCTCAAAAGGGCTGTTTATTATCAAAAGTGCCATGATCCTGATTGCAGAGGTAAGCACTGTTGACAGTTTCTCCTTCCATATTTGAATACATTTCAATATTGTTCAATAAGGTTTTATTTGGCTGGTTGCATTTTCTAGGTTATCGATCTCCTTTGCGACCAATTCCCGATGATCTTTTTCCAGATCCTTCCTTTACTTTCGATCATGCTAGAGACAGTAATGATCATGGACGTACCAGTTCATCCGGTGGTGAAAGTAACAGAGGTAACTGTGAGAAAGAAGAGTGGTGGCTTCAAGTCACCAAAGTTGCTGACCAGGTCGAAAATCTTCAG is part of the Primulina tabacum isolate GXHZ01 chromosome 18, ASM2559414v2, whole genome shotgun sequence genome and encodes:
- the LOC142533517 gene encoding uncharacterized protein LOC142533517, which codes for MDDVDRLFQCFKCGITPPESAIRERRKEKRKLKQQFSPRQEASPSTDTQTAKICVESRNISKQFSPIVFYGSPHAVPPKRPVHLLRLLYEIRADLDGQNKLREEIWKTFPRQDEAMKFAKQHADARVFSYQDHVNGVRRFLVSKYKEFWQRYKGMSPHFRHHYEVIQEGLPCHLYFDLEFNKRVNAGRNGDEMVDLLLIVIFDALLEKYSFQGNHDMVVELDSSTEEKFSRHLIICMPKTAFKDNSHVGAFVAEICSRIYNYKERDANIQKLFVSKDSSSDSQHQPFVDTAVYSRNRCFRLYLSSKAGKKSVLLPSGRFKCKDMNDEEVFVTSLICNMNSDCEKLLICKMDLDCVKELHFGTENTCNTQKLSGFPKKFDTNVCTSDASMTYLMGKSPFPAMDDFVETIASHGNVSGKIRSWYWLSEYGLLVYSMSRSRYCERIGREHKSNHVIYVIDLKRAVYYQKCHDPDCRGYRSPLRPIPDDLFPDPSFTFDHARDSNDHGRTSSSGGESNRGNCEKEEWWLQVTKVADQVENLQKALDLTRVDETFEDDENWWMVAEDTASQTELAYVRHH